The Chloroflexia bacterium SDU3-3 genome includes a region encoding these proteins:
- a CDS encoding winged helix-turn-helix transcriptional regulator yields MTLHEPDLQTFLKALASETRQSILMLFDTSESLSVNQIAEAVGIGQSTASEHLAILRRAGVLTSTRSGKEVYYRADYAQMIRATETLLAYLRSCASG; encoded by the coding sequence ATGACACTCCACGAACCCGATCTCCAAACCTTTCTGAAGGCGCTGGCCAGCGAGACCCGCCAGTCCATCCTGATGCTGTTCGACACCAGCGAGTCGCTCTCGGTCAACCAGATCGCCGAGGCGGTCGGCATCGGCCAGTCCACCGCATCCGAGCACCTGGCCATCCTGCGGCGGGCGGGCGTGCTGACATCCACCCGCAGCGGCAAAGAGGTCTACTATCGGGCCGACTACGCCCAGATGATCCGCGCCACCGAGACCCTGCTGGCCTACCTGCGATCCTGCGCCAGCGGCTAG
- a CDS encoding ADP-ribosylglycohydrolase family protein, translated as MLGAIIGDIAGSEYEARATKDNRAPLLGRDAHFTDDTVLTVAVADALLHRTPARWHIMEGKSAHASYAQHIRAYGRRFPHAGYGQQFQVWLASDATRGYGSYGNGAAMRASPIGLAAPSLEWAMREARWSAEVTHSHPQGVRGAQAVAAAVFLARSGESKASIRAQIARRFGYRLDTPLERIRPDYRFDSSAQGSVPQAMIAFFESEDYEDAIRNAISLGGDSDTQACIAGAVAQAFYRSLPQPWVETVRLRLDSGFRQVIDLFAQRFPL; from the coding sequence GTGCTGGGCGCGATAATCGGCGACATAGCCGGGTCGGAGTACGAGGCCCGCGCCACCAAGGACAATCGCGCACCGCTGCTGGGGCGCGATGCCCACTTCACCGACGACACCGTGCTAACGGTGGCGGTGGCCGATGCCCTACTGCACCGCACCCCGGCGCGCTGGCACATCATGGAGGGAAAAAGTGCACACGCCAGCTACGCCCAGCACATCCGCGCCTATGGGCGACGCTTCCCACACGCAGGCTACGGGCAACAATTCCAAGTATGGCTCGCCAGCGACGCGACGCGCGGCTACGGCAGCTACGGCAATGGCGCGGCCATGCGCGCCAGCCCGATCGGGCTGGCAGCCCCCAGCCTAGAGTGGGCTATGCGCGAGGCCCGCTGGAGCGCCGAGGTAACGCATAGCCACCCGCAGGGCGTGCGCGGCGCGCAGGCGGTGGCGGCGGCGGTGTTCCTGGCCCGCAGCGGCGAGAGCAAGGCCAGCATCCGCGCCCAGATCGCCCGCCGCTTCGGCTACCGCCTCGACACGCCGCTGGAGCGCATCCGCCCGGACTATCGCTTCGACAGCTCGGCCCAAGGCTCAGTCCCCCAGGCCATGATCGCCTTTTTCGAGTCCGAGGACTATGAGGACGCCATCCGCAATGCCATCTCGCTGGGCGGCGACAGCGACACCCAGGCATGCATCGCGGGCGCGGTGGCGCAGGCCTTCTACCGCAGCCTACCGCAGCCTTGGGTAGAAACCGTGCGCCTGCGGCTCGATAGCGGATTCCGCCAGGTGATCGACCTCTTCGCCCAGCGCTTCCCGCTCTAG
- a CDS encoding 9-O-acetylesterase encodes MLRLPSIFSRHMVLQRGRSNAIWGTDAPGQLVTLAVDGADVPTAQARAAADGRFLLRCPELPAGGPYVLRIHGSQLVVLDDVLVGEVWLASGQSNMEFPLNRAEGAPQALAEADRPRLRLLHIPNRASHEPQADVQAEWRVCDASSASGFSAVAYFFGVEILATQGVPVGLIGTSWGGTMVEPWTSAEALAPLLDLDAATAPFRIAPDELEQLRLAHGQAALAWEREALPADPGNAAYGLGWSAPAYDDSGWPAMPLPALWQSHGLRHNGVVWFRRSLTIPPAWRGQDLTLSLGVIDDFDHTYVNDVEVGAHPKGTPEAYQIARRYQVPALLTHSGRLTVAVRVFDHFGEGGFHGPTSDMWLAPSAAPDERLPLAGDWRYQVEHEIAQVPTSVFATYPDMPAPLRQQDCPAALFNGMIAPLVPYGVRGALWYQGESNTGSHATYREHLTAMIRDWRARWDDAFPFLLVQLAGYRGGAGWPELREAQRQTLAEPETGMAVALDIGDAEDIHPLNKREVGRRLALQSRAKAYGENIVCDGPTVLDGRSSGALATVRFASAQGLATSDGAAPQGFELAGADGVFAPAQASIAGDAVELRSPAVAAPVAARYAWADICTGNLINGAGLPASPFSLSLTR; translated from the coding sequence ATGCTCCGCCTTCCTTCGATCTTCTCACGGCATATGGTGCTCCAGCGTGGTCGTTCTAATGCGATCTGGGGCACCGATGCCCCCGGCCAGCTGGTGACGCTGGCGGTGGATGGGGCCGATGTGCCCACGGCCCAGGCCCGCGCCGCTGCCGATGGCCGCTTTCTGCTGCGCTGCCCCGAGCTTCCGGCGGGTGGCCCCTACGTGCTGCGCATCCATGGCAGCCAGCTGGTGGTGCTGGACGACGTGCTGGTCGGCGAGGTCTGGCTGGCCTCGGGCCAGTCGAACATGGAGTTCCCGCTGAACCGCGCCGAGGGTGCGCCCCAGGCCCTGGCCGAGGCCGACCGCCCGCGCCTGCGCCTGCTGCACATCCCCAACCGCGCCAGCCACGAGCCGCAGGCCGACGTGCAGGCCGAGTGGCGCGTGTGCGACGCCAGCAGCGCCTCGGGCTTCTCGGCGGTGGCCTACTTCTTCGGGGTCGAGATCTTGGCGACCCAGGGCGTGCCGGTGGGCCTGATCGGCACATCCTGGGGCGGCACCATGGTCGAGCCGTGGACGAGCGCCGAGGCCCTGGCACCGCTGCTCGATCTGGATGCGGCCACCGCGCCCTTTCGCATTGCGCCCGACGAGCTGGAGCAGCTGCGGCTGGCCCACGGCCAGGCGGCGCTGGCGTGGGAGCGCGAGGCGCTGCCCGCCGACCCCGGCAACGCCGCCTACGGCCTGGGGTGGTCGGCCCCGGCCTACGACGACAGCGGCTGGCCCGCCATGCCGCTGCCCGCGCTGTGGCAGAGCCACGGCCTGCGCCATAACGGCGTGGTCTGGTTCCGCCGCTCGCTCACCATCCCCCCAGCGTGGCGCGGCCAGGATCTCACCCTCTCGCTGGGCGTGATCGACGACTTCGACCACACCTACGTGAACGATGTGGAGGTGGGCGCGCACCCCAAGGGCACGCCCGAGGCCTACCAGATCGCGCGTCGCTACCAGGTGCCCGCGCTGCTCACCCACAGCGGGCGGCTGACTGTGGCCGTGCGGGTGTTCGACCACTTTGGCGAGGGCGGATTCCACGGCCCGACCAGCGACATGTGGCTAGCGCCCAGCGCTGCGCCGGACGAGCGGCTTCCGCTGGCGGGCGACTGGCGCTACCAGGTCGAGCACGAGATCGCGCAGGTGCCCACCTCGGTGTTTGCGACCTACCCGGACATGCCCGCGCCGCTGCGCCAGCAGGATTGCCCGGCGGCGCTATTCAACGGCATGATCGCGCCGCTTGTGCCCTATGGCGTGCGGGGTGCGCTGTGGTACCAGGGCGAGTCGAACACGGGCAGCCACGCGACCTACCGCGAGCACCTGACGGCCATGATCCGCGACTGGCGGGCGCGCTGGGATGATGCGTTCCCCTTCCTGCTGGTGCAGCTGGCGGGCTACCGCGGCGGCGCGGGCTGGCCCGAGCTGCGCGAGGCCCAGCGCCAGACCCTGGCCGAGCCGGAGACCGGCATGGCCGTGGCGCTCGACATCGGCGATGCCGAAGACATCCACCCCCTGAACAAGCGCGAGGTTGGCCGCCGCCTGGCCCTCCAGTCCCGCGCCAAGGCCTACGGCGAGAACATTGTCTGCGACGGCCCGACCGTGTTGGATGGGCGTTCCAGCGGCGCGCTGGCCACCGTGCGCTTCGCCAGCGCCCAGGGGCTGGCCACCAGCGACGGCGCTGCGCCGCAGGGCTTCGAGCTGGCGGGCGCGGATGGCGTGTTCGCCCCGGCCCAGGCCAGCATCGCGGGCGACGCGGTGGAGCTGCGCAGCCCCGCCGTGGCCGCGCCGGTGGCCGCCCGCTACGCCTGGGCCGATATCTGCACCGGCAACCTGATCAACGGCGCTGGGCTTCCGGCGTCGCCCTTTTCCCTTTCCCTGACTCGATGA
- a CDS encoding polyprenyl synthetase, with the protein MTEHHIPELIRDDLAQVDALIRQHIESQPVVARALEAHIGPRRGQPILAALTLLAARLGQPQGDHALHAAATIELLRLVQQVHMAMLDGAARRRGTLHEQPRWDGGLPLMMGDFLLALAATEMAQSPDPQIIEFFSQSVMATSEAELAPVMAAAPADVAVAQYMDLIERRTASLFEAAAKSGAVCGGLGPQEVGLAGRFGRELGLAYQVAQDVADVAGGAGAALRAGVITLPLIYAVDAGADAALLDLLDTQQPSAEQIAWGLAEQARTGGTARAAQDAAQALGRATALLGQLPGGSARQALLAMAEPLGRAGS; encoded by the coding sequence ATGACCGAACACCACATCCCCGAGCTCATCCGCGACGACCTCGCGCAGGTCGATGCGCTCATCCGCCAGCACATCGAGTCGCAGCCGGTGGTGGCGCGCGCGCTAGAAGCCCATATCGGCCCCCGGCGCGGCCAGCCCATCCTGGCCGCGCTCACGCTGCTGGCCGCGCGGCTTGGCCAGCCCCAGGGCGACCACGCCCTGCACGCCGCCGCCACCATCGAGCTGCTGCGGCTGGTGCAGCAGGTGCACATGGCCATGCTCGACGGCGCGGCGCGGCGGCGCGGCACCCTGCACGAGCAGCCGCGCTGGGATGGCGGCCTGCCCCTGATGATGGGCGATTTCCTGCTGGCGCTGGCCGCCACCGAGATGGCGCAGTCGCCCGACCCCCAGATCATCGAGTTCTTCTCGCAGAGCGTGATGGCCACGAGCGAGGCCGAGCTGGCCCCGGTGATGGCGGCGGCCCCGGCGGATGTGGCGGTGGCGCAGTACATGGATCTGATCGAGCGCAGGACAGCCTCGCTGTTCGAGGCGGCGGCCAAGTCGGGGGCGGTGTGCGGCGGCCTCGGCCCGCAGGAGGTGGGGCTGGCGGGCCGCTTCGGGCGCGAGCTGGGGCTGGCCTACCAGGTGGCGCAGGATGTGGCGGATGTGGCGGGCGGCGCGGGCGCGGCCCTGCGGGCGGGTGTGATCACGCTGCCGTTGATCTATGCCGTGGATGCCGGGGCCGACGCGGCGCTGCTCGACCTGCTGGATACCCAGCAGCCTAGCGCCGAGCAGATCGCCTGGGGCCTGGCCGAGCAGGCCCGCACTGGCGGCACCGCCCGCGCCGCCCAGGATGCGGCCCAGGCGCTGGGGCGCGCGACCGCGCTGCTGGGCCAGCTGCCGGGCGGCTCGGCCCGCCAGGCCCTGCTGGCCATGGCCGAGCCGCTGGGCCGCGCTGGCAGCTAG
- a CDS encoding NAD(P)H-binding protein, with product MSTPPERILVIGATGMLGRPVAERLLAEGFAVRALARSPERASGLLPHGVEIAPGDVTDADSIRRAMEGCAGVHINLQGGPDEASYERVEHQGTRAIALAARAAGLRQLTAISSYTTGPGTTSTPDARAKWQAEQAIRASGVPYTIFRPTWFMESLPLFIQGGAAILIGRQPHRLRWLAAEDYARMVVQSYRTAEALGKELYIYGPEALTMREALGRYTAALAPKVRTVGIPLWLGAALASIGRSDELRATTALMRLTSQHGETGDPQQARALLGAATTTLDQWLRQRAQRHPAAAGQPAAG from the coding sequence ATGAGCACACCACCTGAGCGCATCCTTGTGATCGGCGCGACCGGCATGCTGGGCCGCCCTGTGGCCGAGCGGCTGCTGGCGGAGGGATTCGCCGTGCGCGCCCTGGCCCGCTCGCCCGAGCGAGCGAGCGGCCTGCTGCCCCACGGGGTCGAGATCGCCCCCGGCGATGTGACAGACGCCGACTCGATCCGCCGCGCCATGGAGGGCTGCGCGGGCGTGCACATCAACCTGCAGGGCGGCCCCGACGAGGCCAGCTATGAGCGGGTCGAGCACCAGGGCACCAGGGCCATTGCCCTCGCAGCGCGGGCGGCAGGGCTGCGGCAGCTCACCGCGATCTCGTCCTACACCACCGGGCCAGGCACCACCAGCACGCCCGACGCGCGGGCCAAGTGGCAGGCCGAGCAGGCCATCCGCGCTAGCGGCGTGCCCTACACCATCTTCCGCCCCACATGGTTTATGGAAAGCCTGCCGCTGTTCATCCAGGGCGGCGCGGCCATCCTGATCGGTCGCCAGCCGCACCGGCTGCGCTGGCTGGCCGCCGAGGACTACGCCCGCATGGTGGTGCAGAGCTACCGCACCGCCGAGGCGCTGGGCAAGGAGCTGTATATCTACGGCCCCGAGGCACTGACCATGCGCGAGGCGCTGGGCCGCTACACCGCCGCGCTCGCGCCCAAGGTGCGGACAGTGGGCATCCCCCTGTGGCTCGGCGCGGCGCTGGCCAGCATCGGCAGAAGCGACGAGCTGCGAGCCACCACCGCGCTTATGCGCCTCACCAGCCAGCACGGCGAGACGGGCGACCCCCAGCAGGCCCGCGCGCTGCTGGGCGCGGCGACCACAACCCTCGATCAGTGGCTCCGGCAGCGCGCCCAGCGGCACCCCGCAGCGGCAGGCCAGCCTGCGGCGGGCTGA
- a CDS encoding glycosidase produces the protein MPNTHFSERYAKLLAAHHSLIERPNAVDETWDNGIYTRYVHPVLTGAHAPLFWRYDLDPATNPFLMERMGINAAFNAGAIELGGTIYLVARVEGYDRKSFFAVAESKTGVDGFRFWDEPVVMPETADPDVNVYDMRLTKHEDGWIYGVFCTERKDPSAAPGDLSSAVAQAGIARTKDLKTWERLPDLKTPSAQQRNVVLHPSFVDGKYAFYTRPQDGFIDAGSGGGIGWGLSASMDPAVIEREIIVDSRAYHTIKESKNGQGPAPIRTERGWLHLAHGVRSCAAGLRYVLYMFMTDLDEPWRVTHAPGGYFIAPEGIERVGDVSNVVFSNGWVERENGDVLIYYASSDTRTHVATSTVERLVDYVTNTPPDTYRSASVVQQRIELIRRNLALDPSLAKR, from the coding sequence ATGCCAAACACACACTTCAGCGAGCGCTACGCCAAGCTGCTGGCTGCGCACCATAGCCTGATCGAGCGACCCAACGCGGTCGACGAGACCTGGGACAACGGCATCTATACCCGCTATGTCCACCCGGTGCTCACCGGGGCGCACGCGCCGCTGTTCTGGCGCTACGACCTGGACCCGGCCACCAACCCCTTCCTGATGGAGCGCATGGGCATCAACGCCGCCTTCAACGCTGGCGCGATCGAGCTGGGCGGCACGATCTACCTGGTGGCCCGCGTGGAGGGCTACGACCGCAAGTCATTCTTCGCCGTGGCCGAGAGCAAGACCGGCGTCGACGGCTTCCGGTTCTGGGATGAGCCGGTGGTGATGCCCGAGACCGCCGATCCCGATGTGAATGTCTACGACATGCGCCTCACCAAGCACGAGGATGGCTGGATCTACGGCGTGTTCTGCACCGAGCGCAAAGACCCCAGCGCTGCCCCCGGCGACCTCTCCAGCGCGGTGGCCCAGGCAGGCATCGCCCGCACCAAGGATCTGAAGACCTGGGAGCGCCTGCCCGACCTGAAGACGCCCTCGGCGCAGCAGCGCAACGTGGTGCTGCACCCCAGCTTTGTGGATGGCAAGTACGCCTTCTACACCCGCCCGCAGGATGGCTTCATCGACGCCGGGTCGGGCGGCGGCATCGGCTGGGGCCTCTCGGCATCCATGGACCCGGCGGTGATCGAGCGCGAGATTATTGTCGACTCGCGGGCCTACCACACGATCAAGGAGAGCAAAAACGGCCAGGGGCCTGCTCCCATCCGCACCGAGCGGGGCTGGCTGCACCTGGCCCACGGCGTGCGCAGCTGCGCGGCGGGACTGCGCTATGTGCTCTACATGTTCATGACCGATCTGGATGAGCCGTGGCGCGTGACCCATGCGCCGGGCGGCTACTTCATCGCCCCCGAGGGCATCGAGCGCGTGGGCGACGTGTCGAACGTGGTGTTCTCCAACGGCTGGGTCGAGCGCGAGAATGGCGATGTGCTGATCTACTACGCCTCGTCCGATACGCGCACCCACGTGGCCACATCCACCGTCGAGCGGCTGGTGGACTATGTGACCAACACGCCGCCGGACACCTACCGCTCGGCGTCGGTCGTCCAGCAGCGCATCGAGCTGATCCGCCGCAACCTGGCGCTCGACCCCTCGCTGGCCAAGCGCTAG
- a CDS encoding SpoIIE family protein phosphatase, translating into MTAKQHTQLSHAASEAVRARRYPPELLVQIDQSEPEHCESDAWLALFQGRRLCRLHSRFREASELIDRAVRLFRDADDGEGELWALAEHVVLCYHSRDAEIGLEVAQQALARAMRPYLRAEFEFGRFLCLIATEQVAESIAAGEAALAALDLEEDPWLQLSGRAQMLRNIAAGYHYVGQIRRSTAAAEQAVALAQQDEDLASARPWCWYELALAFWRQGRLSEARDAVESARRLAEAWHHQELWRWAVGLQAQILRDQNDLDQAMAAYQLAGSWGEVLEGPALLQIRQDRLAEARWSCEMLAKVSDDLWRSTDAPTLLAIVELKSGNPQAALELLAPVSAIHEANSFFYHAATSRLYYAAACLALGDHDQAAAHVGEYLRFAAREDLLTCRWWVPDLIEPLLLFALHRGIEVAHAQRILEQRFLGGSAADHGPRPSAHAYDTAELVIARQMQLALLPDAPPHMPGLDVAATVLPASEVGGDFVGYFPFGAALDAADARALGIAVGDISGKGLAAALLLSGAVVALNTVAAGAAPPVAVAQALHAAIQPYTTRSRMNIALCYTMLTETPRGWSVCAVGCGSVPPLIRRASGEVLWLDTAGLPLGTVATAQYADCTEVLRPGDTMLLLSDGVIEALDGRRRMFGFERLERTLAQVPPDADATTTRDLVMQAVAGHSGSHEQHDDITLVVVRAMVAGCADAA; encoded by the coding sequence ATGACGGCAAAACAACACACACAACTAAGCCATGCCGCAAGTGAGGCCGTGCGCGCGCGGCGCTACCCGCCTGAGCTGCTGGTGCAGATCGACCAGAGCGAGCCCGAGCATTGCGAGTCCGACGCCTGGCTGGCGCTGTTTCAGGGGCGGCGGCTGTGTCGCTTGCATAGCCGCTTCCGCGAGGCCAGCGAGCTGATCGACCGCGCGGTGCGCCTGTTCCGCGACGCGGATGATGGCGAGGGCGAGCTGTGGGCGCTGGCCGAGCACGTGGTGCTGTGCTACCACAGCCGCGATGCCGAGATCGGGCTGGAGGTGGCGCAGCAGGCGCTGGCCCGCGCCATGCGGCCCTATCTGCGCGCCGAGTTCGAGTTTGGCCGCTTCCTCTGCCTGATCGCCACCGAGCAGGTGGCCGAGAGCATCGCTGCGGGCGAGGCCGCGCTGGCCGCGCTCGATCTGGAGGAAGACCCCTGGCTCCAGCTGAGCGGTCGCGCGCAGATGCTGCGCAACATCGCGGCGGGCTACCACTACGTCGGGCAGATCCGGCGCTCCACCGCCGCCGCCGAGCAGGCTGTGGCGCTAGCCCAGCAGGATGAGGATCTGGCCTCGGCTCGGCCGTGGTGCTGGTACGAGCTGGCGCTGGCCTTCTGGCGGCAGGGCCGCCTGTCCGAGGCCCGCGATGCGGTTGAGTCGGCGCGGCGGCTGGCCGAGGCCTGGCACCACCAGGAGCTGTGGCGCTGGGCGGTGGGGCTGCAGGCCCAGATCCTGCGCGACCAGAACGACCTCGACCAGGCGATGGCGGCCTACCAGCTGGCGGGCAGCTGGGGCGAGGTGCTGGAAGGCCCGGCGCTGCTGCAGATCCGGCAGGATCGGCTGGCCGAGGCCCGCTGGAGCTGCGAGATGCTGGCCAAGGTGAGCGACGACCTGTGGCGCTCGACCGACGCGCCCACGCTCCTAGCCATTGTGGAGCTGAAGAGCGGCAACCCGCAGGCCGCGCTGGAGCTGCTAGCCCCGGTGAGCGCCATCCACGAGGCCAATAGCTTCTTCTACCACGCCGCCACCAGCCGCCTGTACTACGCCGCCGCCTGCCTGGCGCTGGGCGACCACGATCAGGCGGCGGCCCATGTGGGCGAGTACCTGCGCTTCGCGGCCCGCGAGGATCTGCTGACCTGCCGCTGGTGGGTGCCCGACCTGATCGAGCCGCTGCTGCTGTTTGCGCTGCATCGCGGCATCGAGGTGGCGCACGCCCAGCGCATCCTTGAGCAGCGCTTCCTAGGCGGGTCTGCCGCCGATCACGGCCCGCGCCCGAGCGCGCACGCCTACGACACCGCCGAGCTGGTGATCGCCCGGCAGATGCAGCTGGCGCTGCTGCCCGACGCGCCGCCGCACATGCCCGGCTTGGATGTGGCCGCCACCGTGCTGCCCGCATCCGAGGTGGGCGGCGATTTCGTGGGCTACTTCCCCTTCGGCGCGGCGCTGGATGCGGCGGACGCGCGGGCTTTGGGCATCGCGGTGGGCGATATCTCGGGCAAGGGGCTGGCGGCGGCGCTGCTGCTCAGCGGCGCGGTGGTGGCGCTGAACACCGTGGCGGCGGGCGCGGCCCCGCCGGTGGCAGTGGCCCAGGCGCTGCACGCGGCCATCCAGCCCTACACCACGCGCAGCCGCATGAACATCGCGCTGTGCTACACCATGCTCACCGAGACGCCCAGGGGCTGGAGTGTGTGCGCGGTGGGCTGCGGCTCGGTGCCGCCGCTCATCCGCCGCGCCAGCGGCGAGGTGCTGTGGCTGGACACCGCCGGGCTTCCGCTGGGCACGGTGGCCACCGCGCAGTACGCCGACTGCACCGAGGTGCTGCGCCCCGGCGACACCATGCTGCTGCTGAGCGACGGCGTGATCGAGGCGCTGGACGGCAGGCGGCGCATGTTTGGCTTCGAGCGGCTGGAGCGCACGCTGGCCCAGGTGCCGCCCGACGCCGACGCCACCACCACGCGCGATCTGGTGATGCAGGCGGTGGCCGGGCACAGCGGCAGCCACGAGCAGCACGACGATATCACGCTGGTGGTGGTGCGCGCGATGGTTGCGGGGTGCGCCGACGCCGCCTAG
- a CDS encoding L-glyceraldehyde 3-phosphate reductase — protein sequence MSDYTPAADRYDSMPYRRCGRTGLLLSAISLGAWETFGGYRGEEVARACILRAFDLGITHFDLANNYGTPPGNAEIVCGKVFREMPRDELIISSKAGYLMWPGPYGNWGSRKYMIASCDQSLKRTGLEYFDIFYSHRPDPETPVEETLGALQQLVQQGKALYVGLSNYSGAQFAEAVRVADKLNLKITIHQPYYNMLGRRIEKDLVPHAERVGTGIIPFSPLASGMLSDKYLGDSIPALSRAAERWGKEWVAKNLSEERRAALGALNELAKQRGQTLAQMALAWILRLPAVTSVLIGASSVQQVEENVAALANLSFSDEELRQIDELVPAQI from the coding sequence ATGAGCGACTACACACCCGCCGCCGACCGCTACGACTCGATGCCCTACCGCCGCTGCGGCAGGACTGGCCTGCTGCTCTCGGCGATCTCGCTGGGCGCGTGGGAGACCTTCGGCGGCTACCGTGGCGAGGAGGTGGCGCGCGCCTGCATTCTGCGCGCCTTCGACTTGGGTATCACCCACTTCGATCTGGCCAACAACTACGGCACGCCGCCCGGCAACGCCGAGATTGTGTGCGGCAAGGTTTTTAGGGAGATGCCGCGCGACGAGCTGATCATCTCCTCCAAGGCGGGTTATCTGATGTGGCCTGGGCCGTATGGCAACTGGGGCAGCCGCAAGTACATGATCGCCTCGTGCGACCAGTCGCTCAAGCGCACCGGGCTGGAGTACTTCGACATCTTCTACTCGCACCGGCCCGACCCCGAGACGCCGGTGGAGGAGACGCTGGGCGCGCTTCAGCAGCTGGTGCAGCAGGGCAAGGCGCTGTACGTGGGCCTCTCGAACTACAGCGGCGCGCAGTTCGCCGAGGCGGTGCGCGTGGCCGACAAGCTGAACCTGAAGATCACCATCCACCAGCCCTACTACAACATGCTGGGCCGCCGGATCGAGAAGGATCTGGTGCCGCACGCCGAGCGCGTGGGCACCGGCATCATCCCGTTCTCGCCGCTGGCCTCGGGCATGCTCAGCGATAAGTACCTGGGCGACAGTATCCCCGCGCTCAGCCGCGCCGCCGAGCGCTGGGGCAAGGAGTGGGTGGCCAAGAACCTGAGCGAGGAGCGCCGCGCGGCCCTGGGTGCGCTGAACGAGCTGGCCAAGCAGCGCGGCCAGACCCTGGCCCAGATGGCGCTGGCCTGGATCCTGCGCCTGCCCGCCGTCACCAGCGTGCTGATCGGCGCGTCGAGCGTGCAGCAGGTGGAGGAGAACGTGGCGGCGCTGGCCAATCTGTCCTTCTCGGATGAGGAGCTGCGGCAGATCGACGAGCTGGTGCCAGCGCAGATCTAG
- a CDS encoding TetR family transcriptional regulator → MPHDETPPNLIWERPSRAGRSGLSRDQIVRAAMLIGDTEGLDAISIRRIATDLGSGTMSLYRHIDSKEDLLDLMLDAAFGEIGLPDLPPADWRERSRQLATATRAVYLRHPWLTVLTISRPTIGPSYLRWFECWLASFADQGLDIATAMQLVGVVQAYVGGVVAYEVAEAEHSRRLDMSEEAKRAAATPYVQRVVAGGQLPNFARFFAAQVQPDPEQSFAFGLDCVLAGIAARCPQLGG, encoded by the coding sequence ATGCCACACGATGAGACACCACCCAACCTGATCTGGGAACGACCCAGCCGCGCCGGTCGCAGCGGCCTCAGCCGCGACCAGATCGTGCGCGCCGCCATGCTGATCGGCGACACCGAAGGGCTGGATGCCATCAGCATCCGGCGGATCGCCACCGACCTGGGCAGCGGCACCATGTCGCTCTACCGCCACATCGACAGCAAGGAAGATCTGCTCGACCTGATGCTCGACGCGGCATTTGGCGAGATCGGCCTGCCCGACCTGCCGCCCGCCGACTGGCGCGAGCGCAGCCGCCAGCTGGCCACCGCCACCAGGGCGGTCTACCTGCGCCACCCCTGGCTCACCGTGCTCACCATCAGCCGCCCCACCATCGGCCCGAGCTACCTGCGCTGGTTCGAGTGCTGGCTGGCCAGCTTCGCCGACCAGGGCCTCGACATCGCCACGGCCATGCAGCTGGTGGGCGTGGTGCAGGCCTATGTGGGCGGCGTGGTGGCCTACGAGGTGGCCGAGGCCGAGCATAGCCGCAGGCTGGACATGAGCGAGGAGGCCAAGCGCGCCGCCGCAACGCCCTATGTGCAGCGGGTGGTCGCGGGCGGCCAGCTGCCGAACTTCGCCCGCTTCTTCGCCGCGCAGGTGCAGCCCGACCCCGAGCAGAGCTTCGCCTTCGGGCTAGACTGCGTGCTGGCGGGTATCGCCGCCCGCTGCCCGCAGCTGGGGGGCTAG